One genomic window of Moorella glycerini includes the following:
- the glgP gene encoding alpha-glucan family phosphorylase encodes MHPPHSFYVRLSLPEKLRPLLELALNLYWRREQETAYLFRRLDPGLWEEAGHNPVLFLHLLPQERLQAYAGDGDYTREVERVWQEHLAYQERQVTWLQEHNLSGNVAIAYFSAEFGLSAALPIYAGGLGLLAGDLLKSASDLGLPLAGVSLLYREGYFRQRLDRQGRQQELYPRYNFYDLPLELERRADGTPLTVQVAFPDREVKAQVWRARVGRLNLYLLDADCRDNWESDRGITDRLYGGDLEKRIQQEILLGIGGVRALAALGRETTICHLNEGHSAFLALERIRQLKEKHGLDFAAARELAASGHIFTTHTPVAAGIDLFPPYLMDKYFTGYYQSLGLSRQEFLALGRQDPNNQQEPFNMAVLALRLSAWANGVSRLHGRTARRMWRNLWPEVPEEEIPIGAITNGVHTPSWVGSRMAALYDCYLGPGWREEPAEAASWAGVEHIPARELWQAHEEQREELVVYARRKLAAQLEARGSGSLEIAAATEVLHPRALTIGFARRFAAYKRPALLFSDPERLARILGDPQRPVQIIFAGKAHPGDEEGKKLIQQIVAYAGRKEFRRSVVFLEDYDLEMARCLVGGVDIWLGNPRRPLEASSTSGMKAVLNGALHVSTMDGWWDEAWTPATGWAIGRGEVFDDVPYQDAVEAAQLYDLLEKEIIPLFYTRDEEGLPAGWLERMKKSIKTYGPVFNTHRMVQEYSRQFYLPAAALYQRLEAGRQERARNLAAWKNRVQAGWPRVRVERVEDDGGGELDLGSTLTVRAWIFLGELQPPDVKVEIYYGLLEAAAEITAAEKETMKLEEELGEGRYLYSGAIPCRRAGRQGYNVRVLPYHVDLAHPLQAGLILWG; translated from the coding sequence GGCGTCGAGAACAGGAAACAGCCTACCTTTTCCGTCGCCTTGATCCCGGGCTGTGGGAAGAAGCCGGACACAATCCCGTCCTCTTCCTGCACCTCTTGCCGCAGGAAAGGTTACAGGCCTACGCCGGGGACGGCGATTATACCAGGGAAGTGGAAAGGGTCTGGCAGGAGCACCTGGCCTACCAGGAGCGCCAGGTTACCTGGCTCCAAGAGCATAACCTGAGCGGAAATGTGGCTATCGCCTATTTCTCAGCCGAGTTTGGCTTGAGCGCGGCCCTGCCCATTTATGCCGGAGGCCTGGGCCTTCTGGCAGGGGATCTTTTGAAATCAGCCAGCGATCTAGGCCTGCCCCTGGCAGGCGTCAGCCTCCTGTATCGGGAAGGCTACTTCCGCCAGCGCCTCGACCGCCAGGGCCGGCAGCAGGAGCTTTATCCCCGTTATAATTTCTATGACTTGCCCCTGGAACTGGAACGCCGGGCCGACGGCACTCCCCTTACCGTTCAGGTGGCTTTCCCCGACCGGGAGGTTAAGGCGCAGGTTTGGCGGGCCAGGGTCGGCCGCCTGAACCTCTACCTCCTGGACGCCGATTGCCGGGACAATTGGGAAAGCGACCGCGGCATTACCGACCGGCTTTACGGCGGTGACCTGGAAAAGCGCATCCAGCAGGAAATCCTCCTGGGTATTGGCGGGGTACGAGCGCTGGCGGCTTTGGGCAGGGAAACAACAATCTGCCATTTAAACGAAGGCCATTCGGCTTTCCTCGCCCTGGAACGCATCCGCCAGTTAAAAGAAAAGCACGGCCTGGATTTTGCCGCGGCCCGGGAGCTGGCCGCCAGCGGCCACATCTTTACCACCCATACCCCGGTGGCAGCCGGTATCGACCTCTTTCCACCCTATTTGATGGACAAGTACTTTACCGGCTACTACCAGTCGCTGGGGCTTTCCCGCCAGGAATTCCTGGCTTTGGGCCGCCAGGATCCCAATAACCAGCAGGAGCCTTTCAATATGGCCGTCCTGGCCCTGCGCCTGTCGGCCTGGGCCAACGGCGTCAGCCGCCTCCACGGCAGGACGGCCCGGAGGATGTGGCGGAACCTGTGGCCAGAAGTACCGGAAGAAGAGATCCCTATCGGGGCCATTACCAACGGCGTTCATACCCCCAGCTGGGTAGGAAGCAGGATGGCCGCCCTTTACGACTGCTACCTTGGCCCCGGCTGGCGGGAAGAACCGGCGGAGGCGGCCAGTTGGGCCGGCGTGGAGCATATACCGGCCCGGGAACTGTGGCAAGCCCACGAAGAGCAGCGCGAAGAACTGGTGGTTTATGCCAGGAGAAAGCTGGCGGCGCAACTGGAGGCCAGGGGGTCGGGCTCGCTGGAGATTGCCGCCGCGACGGAAGTCCTGCATCCTCGCGCCTTAACCATTGGCTTTGCCCGCCGCTTTGCTGCTTACAAGCGGCCGGCCCTTCTTTTCAGCGACCCGGAACGCCTGGCGCGGATTCTCGGCGACCCGCAGCGGCCGGTCCAGATCATTTTTGCCGGCAAGGCCCATCCCGGTGATGAAGAAGGGAAAAAACTGATCCAGCAAATTGTAGCTTATGCCGGGCGGAAAGAGTTTCGTCGCTCCGTGGTCTTCCTGGAAGATTATGATCTGGAGATGGCCCGTTGCCTTGTCGGGGGCGTCGATATCTGGCTGGGCAACCCGCGCCGGCCCCTGGAAGCCAGCAGTACCAGCGGCATGAAGGCGGTTCTCAACGGCGCCCTTCACGTCAGCACCATGGACGGCTGGTGGGATGAAGCCTGGACCCCGGCTACAGGATGGGCCATCGGCCGGGGAGAGGTTTTTGATGATGTTCCTTACCAGGATGCCGTGGAAGCAGCACAGCTTTATGACTTGCTGGAAAAGGAGATTATCCCTCTTTTTTACACGCGCGACGAGGAAGGTTTGCCGGCAGGCTGGCTGGAGAGGATGAAAAAGTCCATCAAGACCTACGGGCCTGTTTTCAACACCCACCGCATGGTGCAGGAGTACAGCCGGCAGTTTTACCTCCCGGCGGCCGCCCTTTACCAGCGCCTGGAAGCGGGGAGACAGGAGAGGGCCAGGAATCTCGCTGCCTGGAAGAACAGGGTGCAGGCGGGTTGGCCCCGCGTGCGAGTCGAAAGGGTAGAAGATGATGGGGGTGGGGAGCTGGATCTCGGGAGCACTTTAACCGTGCGCGCCTGGATTTTTTTGGGTGAATTGCAGCCGCCTGACGTAAAGGTAGAAATCTACTACGGCTTGCTGGAGGCGGCGGCAGAAATAACGGCTGCCGAAAAGGAAACAATGAAGCTGGAAGAGGAGCTGGGTGAAGGCAGGTACTTATATAGCGGCGCGATTCCTTGCCGCCGGGCCGGGCGCCAGGGCTATAACGTGCGGGTGTTACCCTACCATGTTGACCTGGCCCATCCGCTGCAGGCCGGTCTGATCCTGTGGGGATAA